Proteins from one Mycolicibacter virginiensis genomic window:
- a CDS encoding cellulase family glycosylhydrolase — MAPAPVASAEGFEDIFDQVLAPFVDTTTGGLDWDAVFSPAAWDAFASAANWDGLLAGSAAGSWDLDSLLHPDVAALVQNWVYNPLYTGIDSLVSSSLLAPVVDGFNQLSGALGLGLMIGDGADGTAEHVAGGAGGWLFGDGGAGWDNTEVGGTGGAGGSAGFFGNGGAGGEGGEGGSGGAGGVGGWYMGIGGAGGAGGDGVNGGIGGAGGDGRGWMLGIGGAGGDGGDGTHLGGNGGDGGNGSIWFGGGGAGGDGGDGVYLGQGDLPALGGAGGLAGSLGTHGAVGHFGTLDGAPEKGPAELSTAGGWIVDNDGRVVILQGVNQVYKSPPFTPGGDGFGADDAAFLAANGFTAVRVGLYWDQIEPQPGVYNWAYLDSVRETIAILKSHGIVSILDMHQDLYGVEIGGHGAPDWATMFNPDDNDTTQPFPFAYALNPAQNQAWDAFWANEKVDGIGLQNYYARMWQTVADYMAGTPGVAGYEIMNEPWAGSSWLGSLLGNSHFDNQSLTPFYDQVISAIRSVDPNTTVYYEPNVLFGNATAGINMGGVDDDNAVFSFHDYCIFDALGAGSSAGCSLWDGMMMENAQRYVDRYGVPGVVTEFGATGNTDTIASQLNSINPHKFGWLYWGYNDTGSLVHDPSVPPTGDNVNEAIVATLAQPYPQVIAGIPNSWSFENGVFSFSYSTAMAGGGGSFDAGSETRISIPDIQFPDGYQVSVTGGQVVSADNASVLVIESNAGAGTITVTVTRAAG, encoded by the coding sequence CTGGCACCGTTTGTGGATACGACCACCGGCGGCTTGGACTGGGACGCAGTGTTCAGCCCGGCGGCATGGGACGCGTTTGCCTCCGCAGCGAACTGGGACGGCTTGCTGGCCGGGTCGGCAGCTGGGTCCTGGGACCTGGACAGCCTGCTGCACCCGGACGTTGCGGCGTTGGTCCAGAACTGGGTCTACAACCCGCTGTACACCGGAATCGACAGCCTGGTCAGCAGCTCGTTGCTGGCGCCGGTCGTGGACGGTTTCAACCAACTCAGTGGGGCGCTGGGGCTGGGCCTGATGATCGGCGATGGTGCGGACGGTACGGCGGAGCACGTTGCCGGCGGTGCGGGCGGCTGGTTGTTCGGTGACGGTGGCGCCGGCTGGGACAACACCGAGGTCGGTGGCACCGGTGGTGCCGGGGGATCGGCCGGGTTCTTCGGTAACGGTGGCGCCGGCGGCGAAGGCGGCGAAGGCGGCAGCGGTGGTGCCGGTGGAGTCGGCGGGTGGTACATGGGCATCGGTGGCGCCGGCGGGGCCGGTGGCGACGGCGTCAACGGCGGCATCGGTGGGGCCGGTGGCGACGGACGCGGGTGGATGCTTGGTATCGGTGGCGCGGGCGGCGACGGCGGCGACGGCACCCATCTGGGTGGCAACGGCGGTGACGGCGGTAACGGGTCGATTTGGTTCGGCGGCGGTGGCGCCGGCGGTGACGGCGGCGACGGCGTCTACCTGGGCCAGGGGGATCTGCCCGCCCTGGGCGGGGCCGGCGGCCTTGCCGGCTCGCTGGGCACCCATGGCGCGGTTGGCCACTTCGGCACGCTGGACGGGGCCCCGGAGAAGGGACCGGCCGAACTCAGCACCGCCGGCGGCTGGATCGTCGACAACGACGGACGAGTCGTCATCCTGCAGGGCGTCAATCAGGTGTACAAGTCGCCGCCGTTCACGCCCGGCGGCGACGGTTTCGGCGCCGATGATGCGGCGTTCCTGGCCGCCAACGGATTCACCGCGGTACGGGTGGGCCTGTACTGGGACCAGATTGAACCCCAGCCGGGGGTGTACAACTGGGCCTACCTCGATTCGGTCCGGGAGACCATCGCGATCCTCAAGTCGCACGGCATCGTGAGCATCCTCGACATGCACCAGGACCTCTACGGTGTGGAGATCGGTGGGCACGGCGCGCCGGACTGGGCGACGATGTTCAACCCGGACGACAACGACACCACCCAGCCGTTCCCGTTCGCCTACGCACTCAACCCGGCGCAGAACCAGGCCTGGGATGCGTTCTGGGCCAACGAGAAGGTGGACGGTATCGGGCTGCAGAACTACTACGCCCGGATGTGGCAGACCGTCGCCGACTATATGGCTGGCACGCCCGGCGTGGCCGGCTACGAGATCATGAACGAGCCGTGGGCCGGCTCGTCGTGGCTGGGCAGCCTGCTCGGCAACTCGCACTTCGACAACCAGTCGCTGACGCCGTTCTACGACCAGGTGATCTCGGCGATCCGGTCGGTCGATCCGAACACCACGGTGTACTACGAGCCGAACGTGCTGTTCGGCAATGCCACCGCGGGAATCAACATGGGCGGGGTCGACGACGACAACGCCGTGTTCTCGTTCCATGACTACTGCATCTTCGACGCCCTGGGCGCTGGCAGTTCCGCCGGTTGCTCGCTCTGGGACGGGATGATGATGGAGAACGCCCAGCGCTACGTCGACCGCTACGGCGTTCCGGGCGTGGTCACCGAGTTCGGCGCCACCGGCAACACCGACACCATCGCCAGCCAGCTGAACTCGATCAACCCGCACAAGTTCGGCTGGCTGTACTGGGGCTACAACGACACGGGCTCGCTGGTGCACGACCCCAGCGTGCCGCCGACCGGCGACAACGTGAACGAGGCCATTGTGGCGACGCTGGCCCAGCCCTACCCCCAGGTGATCGCCGGAATCCCGAACAGCTGGTCGTTCGAGAACGGGGTCTTCTCCTTCAGCTACTCCACGGCGATGGCTGGTGGCGGGGGCAGCTTCGACGCCGGGTCGGAGACCCGGATCTCGATCCCGGACATCCAGTTCCCGGACGGCTACCAGGTGAGCGTCACCGGCGGGCAGGTCGTCTCGGCGGACAACGCCTCGGTGTTGGTCATCGAATCCAACGCCGGCGCCGGCACCATCACCGTCACGGTGACCCGGGCCGCGGGCTGA